A single window of Chloracidobacterium thermophilum B DNA harbors:
- a CDS encoding HEAT repeat domain-containing protein, with translation MSHATDSPSSPPVELLIEQLSDVSAQVRLQAVEALRLQREVSALPKLLPLLHDPDWWVRVAVADAIGELGDEGTAQTLLPDLHHADPLVRSSVTLALGRLRYKPNFETMLAMLEDDHHWVRYAAAVALGELEDVRAVDALIPLLAGDADYLVRAGAARSLGRIRHPKAIRPLRRAVVKDDNELVRADALEALRLIWNGSPGEEE, from the coding sequence ATGAGTCACGCCACTGATTCTCCCTCCTCTCCGCCCGTGGAACTGCTCATCGAACAGTTGTCGGATGTTTCCGCCCAGGTTCGCCTGCAGGCGGTGGAAGCGTTGCGGTTGCAAAGAGAAGTGTCTGCCCTGCCAAAACTTCTGCCGCTTCTGCATGACCCGGACTGGTGGGTACGAGTGGCTGTGGCCGATGCCATCGGGGAGTTGGGCGATGAAGGCACGGCCCAGACGCTGTTGCCTGATCTGCACCACGCTGACCCGCTGGTGCGGAGTTCGGTCACACTGGCGCTCGGACGGCTGCGCTACAAGCCGAATTTCGAGACGATGCTGGCCATGCTGGAAGATGACCACCACTGGGTACGCTATGCCGCCGCCGTTGCCCTTGGGGAGCTGGAAGACGTGCGCGCCGTGGACGCCCTGATTCCTCTGCTTGCCGGTGATGCGGATTACCTCGTGCGCGCTGGCGCAGCCCGTTCACTGGGCCGCATCCGGCACCCAAAAGCCATCCGGCCGCTGCGGCGGGCAGTGGTGAAGGACGACAACGAGCTGGTGCGCGCCGATGCCCTGGAAGCTCTGCGTCTGATCTGGAACGGCTCGCCTGGCGAGGAGGAATGA
- a CDS encoding hemolysin family protein, producing the protein MEYELAFVLLTIGGLFFLALVESAHGSISEVTLRSLAAELPDPSPQRAFLRHLLSHRLDFWLSLSLGLQSGTLILTALAVLLANRFSSPWALPVALVTTLFLVIPARQILPRILVQNQPEAYLLRLLPWFRLYFQAVQPLVRPMRQLIQWFRIEPERSLVPDSTPPNEEESIQALIDVGEEAGIIEEDEGELIQSVIEFSDTAVREIMTQRPEIISVRASATVREASETMTRERHSRLPVFEQDSDDIVGFVFIRDVLDCLLNGRDQEPVRNIVRPAYFVPESKSIADLLEDMRKSAMQIALVIDEYGDVAGLVTIEDILEEIVGEIEDEDQQSEEAEVLQETDGAWLVRGNTEIRKIELVTERELSGDDFQTVNGFIVSELERVPSTGEHFIVRGLEVEVLESDGRAIRRARLRKAASTSPATEET; encoded by the coding sequence ATGGAGTATGAGCTAGCCTTTGTGCTTCTGACCATTGGCGGCCTGTTTTTCCTGGCTCTCGTCGAAAGCGCCCACGGCTCGATTTCTGAAGTCACCCTCCGCTCACTGGCTGCCGAGTTGCCCGATCCTTCGCCGCAGCGCGCCTTTCTGCGCCATCTGCTCAGCCACCGGCTGGATTTCTGGTTGAGTCTTTCACTCGGTCTCCAGTCGGGAACGCTCATCCTGACGGCGCTGGCCGTTCTGCTGGCCAATCGTTTTTCCTCGCCATGGGCATTGCCCGTGGCACTGGTCACGACGCTGTTTCTGGTCATCCCGGCCCGCCAAATCCTGCCGCGCATCCTTGTCCAGAATCAGCCCGAAGCCTATCTGCTCCGGCTGCTGCCCTGGTTTCGGTTGTACTTCCAAGCCGTCCAGCCCCTCGTCCGTCCCATGCGGCAGCTTATCCAGTGGTTTCGCATCGAGCCGGAGCGCAGCCTGGTTCCTGACTCGACGCCCCCCAACGAAGAGGAGAGCATTCAGGCGCTGATTGATGTCGGCGAAGAAGCCGGCATCATCGAGGAAGACGAAGGCGAACTCATCCAGTCGGTCATCGAGTTCAGCGACACAGCCGTGCGCGAAATCATGACGCAGCGCCCGGAAATCATTTCAGTTCGTGCGTCAGCCACTGTCCGTGAAGCCAGTGAAACCATGACGCGCGAACGGCACTCGCGGCTGCCGGTTTTCGAGCAGGACTCCGATGACATCGTGGGTTTTGTCTTCATCCGGGATGTCCTCGATTGCCTGCTCAACGGACGTGACCAGGAGCCGGTACGCAACATCGTCCGCCCGGCCTACTTCGTCCCCGAAAGCAAGAGCATCGCCGATCTGCTCGAAGACATGCGCAAGTCCGCCATGCAGATTGCCCTCGTCATTGACGAATACGGCGACGTGGCCGGACTCGTCACCATTGAGGACATCCTCGAAGAAATCGTCGGCGAAATCGAAGACGAAGACCAACAGTCAGAAGAAGCAGAAGTGCTTCAGGAAACCGATGGCGCGTGGCTGGTGCGCGGCAATACCGAAATTCGCAAGATCGAACTCGTCACGGAGCGCGAGCTGTCCGGCGACGACTTCCAGACGGTCAACGGCTTCATTGTCTCCGAGTTGGAGCGCGTACCTTCGACAGGCGAACACTTCATCGTCCGCGGGCTGGAAGTTGAAGTCCTTGAAAGCGACGGGCGCGCCATCCGCCGCGCGCGGCTGCGCAAAGCCGCCTCCACGTCACCAGCGACTGAAGAAACTTAG
- the typA gene encoding translational GTPase TypA: MKTRADLRNVAIIAHVDHGKTTLVDAMLRQSGTFRPNEKVAERVMDNLDLERERGITIMAKNTAVRYGDVKINIVDTPGHADFGGEVQRILKMVDGVILLVDASEGPLPQTRYVLSKALELNLRAIVVINKIDRPDARIQEVVNEVYDLFIDLDANEEQIEFPIVYTIGRDGIAKRRPEDDASDLRVLFEQIIETIPAPLDRRQDPLQVLVTNIGYDEYVGRLGIGRIVAGELTTGQAVSLCKRDGSVEKHRITQLYTFEGLKRVPCERAASGDIITVAGVPDINIGETIADAEQPKALPLIQIDEPTISMVFGVNTSPFAGREGKYVTSRQIRERLEKELLGNVSIRVEDTDSPDAFKVTGRGELQLAILIEQMRREGYEIQVSKPEVVTRYEQGVLKEPIELAVVDCPDTFVGVVTEAMGRRRGVMTKMINHGTGRVRMEFEVPSRGLIGFRSEFLTDTKGTGLLNTMFLRWDAWLGPIPSRLNGVLVADRAGEATAYALYNLQERGEMFIKPGTPVYEGMIVGENSRENDLDVNVIREKKLTNMRASTADEGIRLVPARELSLEQALEFIAEDELVEVTPKSIRLRKRVLASNLRPKRKE; this comes from the coding sequence GTGAAAACCCGCGCCGATCTGCGAAATGTTGCCATCATTGCCCACGTTGACCACGGAAAGACCACGCTGGTGGATGCGATGCTGCGCCAGTCAGGCACCTTCCGCCCCAATGAAAAAGTGGCCGAGCGCGTCATGGACAACCTCGACCTCGAACGCGAGCGCGGCATCACGATTATGGCCAAAAACACGGCCGTGCGTTATGGCGATGTCAAAATCAACATCGTGGATACGCCCGGACACGCTGATTTTGGCGGCGAAGTGCAGCGCATTCTGAAAATGGTGGACGGCGTCATCCTGCTCGTGGATGCCTCGGAAGGGCCGCTGCCGCAGACGCGCTATGTGCTTTCCAAAGCCTTGGAACTCAATCTCAGGGCCATTGTCGTCATCAACAAGATTGACCGCCCCGATGCGCGCATTCAGGAAGTGGTCAACGAAGTCTATGACCTGTTCATTGACCTCGACGCCAACGAGGAACAGATTGAGTTTCCGATTGTCTATACGATTGGACGCGACGGGATTGCCAAGCGGCGGCCGGAAGATGACGCTTCTGACCTGCGGGTGCTGTTCGAGCAGATCATTGAGACCATCCCGGCGCCGCTTGACCGGCGGCAGGACCCCCTGCAGGTGCTGGTGACAAACATCGGCTATGACGAGTATGTGGGCCGCCTGGGGATTGGCCGCATCGTCGCCGGCGAGTTGACAACCGGGCAGGCGGTCAGCCTGTGCAAGCGGGATGGCTCGGTCGAGAAGCACCGCATCACGCAGCTTTACACCTTTGAGGGCCTCAAGCGCGTGCCGTGTGAGCGCGCCGCTTCGGGAGACATCATCACCGTAGCCGGGGTGCCCGACATCAACATCGGCGAAACCATCGCCGATGCCGAACAGCCCAAAGCCCTGCCGCTCATTCAGATTGACGAACCCACCATCTCGATGGTCTTTGGCGTCAATACCTCGCCCTTTGCCGGACGTGAGGGCAAGTATGTGACCTCGCGCCAGATTCGGGAACGGCTGGAAAAAGAACTGCTGGGCAATGTTTCCATCCGCGTCGAGGACACCGACTCACCCGATGCCTTCAAGGTGACGGGCCGCGGGGAGTTGCAGCTTGCCATCCTCATCGAACAGATGCGCCGCGAAGGCTATGAAATTCAGGTCTCCAAGCCGGAAGTGGTGACGCGCTACGAACAGGGAGTGCTCAAGGAACCCATTGAGCTGGCCGTGGTGGACTGCCCCGATACCTTCGTGGGCGTCGTCACCGAGGCGATGGGCCGGCGGCGCGGCGTGATGACCAAAATGATCAACCACGGCACGGGCCGCGTCCGCATGGAGTTTGAAGTGCCCTCGCGGGGCCTGATTGGGTTCCGCTCCGAGTTTCTGACCGACACGAAAGGCACGGGCCTGCTCAACACGATGTTTCTGCGCTGGGACGCCTGGCTGGGGCCGATTCCTTCCCGGCTCAATGGCGTCCTGGTGGCCGACCGCGCCGGCGAGGCGACGGCCTATGCGCTCTACAACCTGCAGGAGCGCGGCGAAATGTTCATCAAGCCCGGCACGCCCGTCTATGAGGGCATGATCGTGGGTGAGAACTCCCGTGAAAATGACCTGGATGTGAACGTCATCCGCGAGAAAAAGCTCACCAACATGCGGGCTTCGACGGCCGATGAAGGCATCCGGCTCGTGCCGGCGCGGGAGCTTTCGCTTGAACAGGCCCTGGAGTTCATTGCTGAGGATGAGCTGGTTGAAGTCACGCCCAAGTCCATTCGTCTGCGTAAGCGGGTGTTGGCATCCAACCTGCGGCCCAAACGCAAGGAATGA
- a CDS encoding Holliday junction resolvase RecU has product MTHGRPRQRGAERGSGFQEAINHTNEAYEKLGRACITRKAIPGKYVVPIGIRRRGLAVPLPPSLAPLKTGDALTTTAFRQALAAGREGDPRAFIPESRGEPDYGGVVAPHGRGIFYDAKTTRRDLLDFDNLHPHQVTFLERMAACGAIAGFLVEFAKHGAVFFIPIQMVTLFRAARRRKSIPYHVCAAHLTPVRAGRGLVIYDYLPAIEQQEQRYGPDYACLCSSIKGATPSLTAPRHEADDPAPVPRLPEKRS; this is encoded by the coding sequence ATGACGCACGGACGACCACGACAACGCGGCGCCGAGCGGGGAAGCGGATTTCAGGAAGCGATCAACCATACCAACGAAGCGTATGAGAAACTCGGACGGGCGTGCATTACACGCAAAGCCATTCCGGGAAAATACGTTGTGCCCATCGGTATCCGTCGCCGGGGGCTGGCAGTGCCGCTTCCTCCCTCGCTTGCGCCCCTGAAAACCGGGGATGCCCTCACCACCACGGCATTTCGGCAGGCGCTGGCCGCCGGCCGGGAAGGCGACCCGCGCGCGTTCATCCCGGAATCGCGCGGCGAACCGGATTACGGCGGGGTTGTGGCCCCGCACGGACGGGGCATCTTCTACGATGCCAAGACCACCAGGCGCGACCTGCTGGACTTCGACAACCTGCACCCCCACCAGGTGACATTTCTGGAAAGAATGGCCGCCTGTGGGGCCATTGCCGGGTTTCTCGTCGAGTTCGCCAAACACGGAGCGGTTTTTTTCATCCCCATTCAGATGGTCACGCTCTTTCGCGCCGCCCGTCGCCGCAAGAGCATTCCCTACCACGTCTGCGCCGCGCACCTCACACCGGTCCGGGCCGGGCGCGGATTGGTCATTTACGACTACCTGCCGGCCATCGAGCAGCAGGAACAGCGGTATGGGCCGGACTACGCCTGCCTGTGCTCCAGCATCAAAGGTGCGACACCCTCCCTGACAGCCCCAAGGCATGAGGCTGATGACCCCGCACCAGTTCCCCGCCTGCCGGAAAAGCGGAGCTAA
- a CDS encoding metallophosphoesterase gives MPLARLLHRTTAKHPRSLKQRDALIELTADLIERANLEVKETYRFQIDRQDIVIPNLPDDFHGFTIAQLSDIHHSPYLSLEHLAEAVTETNALQPDVIVLTGDYVTHTARYVEPCAECLGRLRARFGVFAVLGNHDVWVGASAVTQAFERHGIPVLHNTNLPLYIGGRFIYLCGLGDTTTRNHDLVAALKGTRRRDVRILLSHNPNIIKEASLAECDLVLSGHTHGGQVKLPVIGAPISYNRHGKQYTRGWAQMKKTQIYVNRGLGTIFLPIRYQCPPEISLLRLLRTPDQRPT, from the coding sequence ATGCCCCTCGCGCGCCTTCTTCACCGCACCACGGCCAAGCATCCGCGCAGCCTCAAGCAACGGGATGCACTCATCGAACTGACGGCTGACCTCATTGAGCGGGCCAACCTGGAAGTCAAGGAAACCTACCGTTTTCAGATTGACCGGCAGGACATCGTGATTCCCAATCTGCCGGATGATTTTCACGGATTCACGATTGCCCAGCTTTCAGACATCCACCACAGCCCGTATCTCTCGCTGGAGCACCTGGCCGAAGCCGTGACGGAAACCAATGCCCTGCAACCGGATGTCATTGTGCTGACAGGAGATTACGTCACGCACACGGCGCGCTATGTTGAGCCATGCGCCGAATGTCTGGGACGGCTGCGGGCACGGTTCGGGGTCTTTGCCGTTCTGGGCAACCACGATGTCTGGGTTGGAGCCTCTGCCGTCACCCAGGCTTTCGAGCGGCACGGCATCCCGGTACTGCACAACACCAACCTTCCGCTCTACATCGGTGGACGGTTCATTTACCTGTGCGGCCTCGGCGATACGACGACGCGCAACCACGACCTTGTCGCGGCCCTCAAGGGCACCCGCCGCCGGGACGTGCGCATCCTGCTTTCACACAATCCCAACATCATCAAGGAAGCTTCACTCGCCGAGTGTGATCTTGTGCTGTCGGGACATACGCACGGCGGGCAGGTCAAGCTGCCGGTCATTGGTGCCCCGATTTCCTACAACCGCCACGGCAAGCAGTACACCCGTGGCTGGGCGCAGATGAAAAAGACCCAGATTTATGTCAACCGTGGGCTGGGAACAATCTTTCTGCCGATTCGCTATCAGTGCCCACCGGAAATTTCCCTGCTGCGGCTTCTTCGGACGCCTGACCAAAGACCAACCTGA
- a CDS encoding ABC transporter ATP-binding protein — translation MLTVHQLTYRYPPASPGQPPLVVFENLSWAVEGRAAAAIVGASGVGKSTLLHVLGGLDAPAAGEVRIGSTSLWELSPTERARFRNRSIGFVFQFHHLLPEFTALENVALPMRMAGVRWDESCRRARRLLERVGLEQRQHHLPAELSGGESQRVALARALANAPPLLLADEPTGNLDERTAADVLGLLHELQRDQGLTLVLVTHDSRLAATCQQVWRLERGQLTPVVA, via the coding sequence GTGCTCACCGTCCACCAACTGACCTACCGCTATCCGCCAGCGTCGCCCGGACAGCCGCCGCTCGTGGTTTTTGAAAACCTGTCGTGGGCGGTGGAAGGCAGAGCGGCGGCCGCCATTGTGGGCGCGTCGGGCGTGGGAAAGTCCACGCTGCTGCACGTTCTGGGCGGCCTCGATGCGCCAGCGGCCGGTGAAGTACGCATTGGCAGCACGTCCCTGTGGGAACTGTCGCCAACGGAGCGCGCGCGCTTTCGGAACCGGAGCATCGGCTTCGTCTTTCAGTTCCACCACCTGCTGCCGGAGTTCACGGCCCTGGAAAACGTCGCCCTGCCGATGCGGATGGCCGGCGTCAGATGGGATGAAAGCTGCCGGCGGGCCCGGCGGCTGCTGGAGCGCGTCGGTCTGGAGCAGCGCCAGCATCACCTGCCGGCAGAGCTTTCCGGCGGGGAAAGTCAGCGGGTGGCGCTGGCGCGGGCGCTGGCCAATGCGCCGCCGCTGCTGCTGGCCGACGAGCCAACCGGCAACCTCGATGAGCGGACAGCGGCTGACGTTCTCGGTCTGCTCCATGAACTTCAGCGCGACCAGGGTCTGACGCTGGTGCTTGTCACGCACGACAGCCGGCTGGCCGCCACCTGTCAGCAGGTCTGGCGGTTGGAACGTGGTCAACTGACGCCGGTCGTGGCTTGA
- a CDS encoding response regulator, protein MPKPLILIADDEELLRELYAELLQPHYEIVLSRNGTEAREKALSTPGLRGILMDVQMPGMNGLQVAREVLVKRPEVRIIIMSGTDVTYRVRQMFASEQVAFLVKPFELEALLLLAKQHFSPPVPE, encoded by the coding sequence ATGCCGAAGCCACTCATCCTCATTGCCGATGATGAAGAACTGCTGCGCGAGCTGTATGCCGAACTGCTTCAGCCGCACTATGAGATTGTCCTGTCGCGCAACGGGACAGAAGCCAGGGAGAAAGCTCTTTCCACGCCGGGTCTGCGCGGCATCCTGATGGATGTCCAGATGCCCGGCATGAACGGCCTGCAGGTTGCCAGGGAAGTTCTTGTCAAACGTCCCGAAGTGCGGATCATCATCATGTCCGGCACAGACGTGACCTACCGCGTACGGCAGATGTTTGCCTCTGAACAGGTGGCTTTTCTCGTCAAGCCCTTTGAGCTGGAAGCCTTGCTGTTGCTGGCAAAACAGCATTTCAGCCCGCCGGTCCCGGAGTAA
- the rsmD gene encoding 16S rRNA (guanine(966)-N(2))-methyltransferase RsmD, translated as MRVIAGIHKGRRLRSEPGLRVRPTSDRLRETLFNILAPRIGDKTFLDLCAGSGAVGIEALSRGAARATFVEHSRRALVALMENLARCGIGEEAEVVQRDAVSAVKQFIQVGRRFDLIFCDPPYASPLYDPLFELLGTQPLLDEDGWFIVEHHAKHAVVETIGDLRRFRAVQQGESTLSFFSRW; from the coding sequence ATGCGTGTCATCGCGGGGATTCACAAAGGCAGGCGCCTGCGAAGTGAACCGGGTTTGCGTGTGCGTCCCACGTCTGACCGGTTGCGCGAGACCCTGTTCAACATTCTTGCTCCGCGCATCGGCGATAAGACGTTTCTGGATTTGTGCGCCGGTTCGGGCGCCGTGGGTATCGAGGCGCTCAGCCGGGGGGCAGCGCGGGCAACCTTCGTGGAACACTCGCGCCGTGCGCTGGTGGCATTGATGGAAAACCTGGCGCGGTGCGGCATTGGTGAGGAAGCGGAAGTTGTCCAGCGCGATGCCGTCAGCGCCGTCAAACAGTTCATCCAGGTCGGGCGGCGCTTCGATCTTATCTTCTGTGACCCGCCCTACGCTTCACCGCTGTACGATCCGCTGTTTGAGTTGTTGGGAACCCAGCCGCTTCTGGACGAGGACGGCTGGTTCATCGTCGAGCACCACGCCAAGCATGCCGTGGTGGAAACGATTGGCGACTTGCGCCGCTTCCGCGCCGTCCAGCAGGGTGAATCCACGCTAAGTTTCTTCAGTCGCTGGTGA
- a CDS encoding tetratricopeptide repeat protein yields the protein MTYRHQTRYWWSLWLAVCLTGMAWGQESRPPFAEDEEAQNRLQRGISLYQQSQYAAALEVLEPLVIHHPEQAVAYRMLGLCYLQLKQYQPAVTALRKAIELTRAQEKREDAVARLALGRALFLAGDPAAALPELEYAAQRPEADAATLTLLGYAYYRQGNEAAARKTLLQSVARDERQTEAWRLLAELDVQAVTATPDDPAAVKRAQSSIEKVNRFEPVVAAGLRGRLLVAQRQFAKAIPELDRALTAQPDEATLVFALGLALSREGQLERATTTLTRATSLLPQEAGVWRELGYVHERAGRTEAAIAAYEKAAALTNGQDAFVTRALERLKTP from the coding sequence GTGACGTACCGGCACCAGACTCGGTACTGGTGGAGTCTCTGGCTTGCCGTTTGTCTGACCGGGATGGCCTGGGGGCAGGAAAGCCGCCCCCCCTTTGCCGAAGACGAAGAGGCGCAGAACCGTCTCCAGCGGGGGATTTCCCTGTATCAGCAAAGCCAGTATGCGGCAGCCCTGGAAGTACTTGAACCGCTCGTCATTCACCATCCCGAACAGGCGGTCGCCTATCGGATGCTGGGTTTGTGCTACTTGCAACTCAAGCAGTACCAGCCGGCCGTCACGGCACTGCGCAAGGCTATTGAGCTGACACGCGCCCAGGAAAAACGGGAGGACGCCGTTGCCCGTCTGGCGCTGGGCAGGGCACTGTTTCTGGCGGGAGACCCGGCGGCAGCCCTTCCCGAACTGGAATACGCCGCGCAGCGCCCCGAAGCCGACGCTGCGACCCTGACACTTCTGGGCTATGCCTACTACCGGCAGGGGAACGAAGCCGCCGCGCGGAAAACCCTGCTCCAGTCCGTGGCGCGGGATGAGCGGCAGACCGAGGCGTGGCGGCTGCTGGCCGAACTCGATGTTCAGGCGGTTACGGCGACCCCGGATGACCCGGCCGCCGTCAAACGCGCTCAGTCCAGTATCGAGAAAGTCAACCGTTTCGAGCCAGTCGTTGCGGCCGGACTGCGGGGGCGACTGCTCGTGGCCCAGCGCCAGTTCGCCAAGGCCATCCCGGAACTCGACCGCGCCCTGACGGCCCAACCCGATGAAGCGACGCTCGTGTTTGCTCTGGGGCTGGCGCTGTCCCGCGAGGGGCAGCTTGAGCGCGCCACAACCACACTGACCAGGGCGACTTCCCTGTTGCCGCAGGAAGCCGGCGTCTGGCGGGAGTTGGGTTACGTCCACGAACGTGCCGGGCGTACCGAAGCGGCCATTGCCGCCTATGAAAAGGCCGCAGCGCTGACCAACGGCCAGGATGCCTTCGTCACGCGCGCCCTGGAACGGCTCAAAACACCGTAA
- the mnmA gene encoding tRNA 2-thiouridine(34) synthase MnmA, producing MTERIAVAMSGGVDSSTVAALLKEQGYDIIGFSMQLWNQRRINVDADGNPLPSRCCSLDDLYDARAVAEALGIPFYVLNFEDDFEARVVRPFVVSYLNGNTPSPCVACNSRMKFDTLVALARDVGAAKVATGHYARVQFNTTTGRWELRKGRDARKDQSYFLFELTQEQLASALFPLGELSKAETRAIARRHGLPTAEKAESQEICFIPDGNYARFIERYLAEAGGTVAGEPQSPVAPRLVQLGLRRNLPQPGEIVTTDGRVLGRHNGIHRYTIGQRRGLGITAGDGRPLYVVGLDAARGQVIVGPEEALPGKALTATRVNWIALPELTAPRRCAARIRYRHEEAPATLHPLPDGNVQVVFDTPQKAITPGQAVVFYEGELVLGGGWITAQD from the coding sequence ATGACCGAACGCATTGCCGTGGCGATGTCAGGGGGCGTGGACAGTTCCACTGTGGCGGCCCTGCTCAAGGAGCAAGGGTACGACATTATCGGTTTCTCCATGCAGCTTTGGAACCAGCGCCGCATCAACGTGGATGCCGACGGCAATCCGCTGCCGTCCCGGTGCTGCTCCCTCGACGACCTCTACGATGCGCGGGCCGTGGCCGAGGCGCTGGGCATTCCTTTCTACGTCCTCAACTTCGAGGACGACTTCGAGGCCCGTGTGGTACGGCCGTTCGTCGTGAGCTACCTCAACGGCAACACGCCCAGCCCGTGTGTGGCCTGTAACAGCCGGATGAAGTTTGACACCCTCGTGGCGCTGGCCCGGGATGTCGGCGCGGCGAAAGTCGCCACCGGACACTACGCCCGCGTGCAGTTCAACACCACGACCGGACGCTGGGAACTGCGCAAGGGCCGCGATGCCCGCAAGGACCAGTCCTACTTCCTCTTTGAACTCACCCAGGAGCAGCTTGCCAGTGCGCTGTTTCCGCTGGGCGAACTGTCGAAGGCTGAAACGCGCGCCATTGCGCGCCGCCATGGTCTGCCGACCGCCGAAAAGGCCGAAAGCCAGGAAATCTGCTTCATTCCCGACGGCAACTATGCCCGGTTCATCGAACGCTATCTTGCGGAAGCCGGTGGTACGGTTGCCGGCGAGCCGCAGTCTCCGGTAGCGCCGCGGCTGGTTCAACTTGGATTGCGTCGCAACCTGCCGCAACCGGGCGAGATTGTCACCACGGACGGACGCGTGCTTGGACGGCACAACGGCATTCATCGCTACACCATCGGCCAGCGCCGCGGCCTTGGCATCACGGCCGGCGACGGCCGCCCGCTCTACGTCGTCGGCCTCGACGCCGCCCGGGGGCAGGTCATCGTCGGGCCCGAAGAAGCCCTGCCGGGCAAGGCCCTGACGGCGACGCGCGTCAACTGGATTGCCCTGCCAGAGCTGACCGCGCCCCGCCGCTGTGCCGCACGCATCCGCTACCGCCACGAAGAAGCGCCCGCGACGCTCCATCCGCTGCCCGACGGCAATGTGCAGGTGGTTTTCGATACTCCACAAAAGGCTATCACGCCGGGACAGGCGGTGGTGTTTTACGAAGGTGAGCTGGTGCTGGGCGGCGGCTGGATCACTGCACAAGACTGA